Genomic window (Neodiprion lecontei isolate iyNeoLeco1 chromosome 7, iyNeoLeco1.1, whole genome shotgun sequence):
TTCAATTAATATTACCGCGGATTTTACAGGCGTTCAAGAGCTGATCATAAATTGCGTCAGAGACTCAGATGCTCGAGTGGTGACACCGTATCTTTGCACCCCGGAAACAAAACCGGAGTCGCGAATCAGGACCTGCAACGATCATCCCTGTCCACCAAGGTATGCGTGAACTGTATTAAATAGGTATAAGAATGCAAGCGATTACTACGAGTATTCGAATCGCGTGGTGATTATCAATTTCAGATGGAACTTCAGCGACTTTGCACCGTGCATGAGCCCCTGCGGATTGGGAATTCAGACACGTGACGTGACGTGCATACACGAGGTTGCCAGGGGAGGCGCGAACACGGTTCACGTACCCAACAACATGTGCCCCCAGCCTCCGCCGCCGGATAGACAGTATTGCAATATATTGGATTGCCCTGTGAAATGGAACATTGGAGTCTGGGGAAAGGTGAGGAGGATTTTTTTATAGTAAACGTAATTCCTGGATTTAAAGGATCACATTAGCATTCACGAGTGGTGTAACGGCGTTCTAGTGCTCCAAGACTTGCGGCGGTGGTGTAAAGAAGAGATACGTAGCCTGCGAACAAGTCATGGCGCAGGGCCATCAGCAGCCACGGCCAGAGTCCGCGTGCGTCACCCAGAAACCCGCCGAGCAGAGGCCCTGCAATACTCGGGCCTGCCACGACCTCGACTCGAACGCACAGCCTATTATTTCAAGCGAGAACACGACTTTCAGCCAGTCGGATCCGAACGAAAAGGTCGATCTCAAAATCGGTGGTACGGCGATTGTATTTCACGGCACTTCGATCGTCAAGATCCGATGtccggtgaaaaaatttgacaagtgAGCGGCAACTCTGCAAAGCTGTTCGACGATACAGCACATTCTCAATTCCGTTGCCAATTCTTAAGTGCAGGGCAGCTATAACCGTTGTACATTTGTTCCCGCAGGGCTCACATTATATGGACGAAGGACAGAATGGAGCTAAGGAAGTCAAAGAAGTACAAGATCAGCAAAAAGGGCGCACTTAGAATAGTTGACGTAAGCTACTCGGACAACGGTGTCTATGCTTGTATAGGTGAGGAGAAGATCTTGACTGTCTTAACGCGAAGACCATCGGCTGGACAATTCAAAGCTAAGAGAAACTTATCGCTTGTTACCTTTTAGCGGGACATTCGCAAGCAGAGGTTCGTCTTTTGGTGAAAGTGAGACCCGGCGAGTACATGAGCAGCGAAGAAATCCTCCGGCACGGAAAGACGGTCCATCATCAGGACGCTAGTTTGGACTCATCACCTTCGCTGTCCGGCGAAGTGCTTCACACGGATTACGCAGGTATAACGTTTTGCGACTTTCCAAGAGGCTGgagttggtaacgttaacgtaaaaaatcgtcaggagaaaaaaaaaatgaatgctCAATTTTACAACGACTTTGAAAAAggattttacttttcaaaataagatCATGTTTCtctttaataaatttcaatcactgCTAAAagtgcgaagtaacgatttttcctaaacatgcatTGTTGAAGGAACGTTACTAAATTCACCCTCATGATTTTCCTATCTCGAGCCGTTTCTGCACCGAGATTTTCCATCCCCAGCACCAGCCTACGGCAGTCCGTTCTCCTTCAACGGCGAAGATTTCAGTCACGAGGCCCATCCCGAAGGAATAGTCACCCCTAAACCGACGCGAAAAccgcgaaaaaagaaacagaagcCGAGTCCGCTTCCGCCGGACGCGACGATGATTCACGGCGAGTATACCGTGACTTCGCCTCATCAGGTAAGTAAATCGGTGCTGAATACCTAATTGCGATGGAAAATTTACAAGAACCGATGACCGCCTGTTCTCTCCGTTTGTTTCGTCTAACTACACAACTACTCTATTCTATGTCGACTAAACTACTCTTTTAACACCAACGCTGATCGCTATCTTTTTCCTTGTACTTTTCTCCTAACAAACTAACGTCTTCCGGTGATGGGCTCGTGACGCTATAATCAGCCGGGATATCAGGAGTCGGTCGAATCAACAGCAACTTCAGGAACTTCGAGCCTTTTGCCCCACTTAAACGGATTGATATCGAGGCTAAAGGTAAGCGCCTCCATTCGCGTTTACCCTACACCACTAAAGCCGAACCCGCAAACATATTCGGGATGACGcgattgtattatttttttttttttgcatttcatttTACGTTTGCTTCCCAAGTTGACAGATCTTTCGCATTTTgtatcttttcttttatttttcagttatcAAGTCTCGCAACTTCCTGCTGCTTCTCTCTCTACACTATCTGTACTTTTACTGTTCATTTATAATCCAACTAACGATAAATAACCAAATAATACGGATATCAGCCAGCAACCCTAAAATTCAGCTATATCCTCGTTGTCAAGAGCTGAAAATTGAAAGGGCGTAATCCAcattttgcaacaaaaatgGATGAAAGCGGATTTTAATCGCGAATCTGAAAAACGGTTATGCCCTTTTGGTTCTTAACCCTTGACAtatctatataatatacatattttttttttttttactgcacAGTATGACTGTAGCCACTGACAAGTTTCTATTTTGTAGTATGTTTGTATTGtgtgataatttattattaaattgcTATTATACTTTAATTGCCTGTAAGTAATGTGTTAGAGGAATAAAATTAGCGCACACAGATATCGTTAGCCACTGTCTATCATACTAATATCGTTCGCTAGGCCTATTGGCCATTTCAGGGTAACGCGATAGGGAACCGGGGTCACAGGATGGCACCACATTATGTCGAGGATTCGAGGAGCGACGATATTCCGACAACTCGAACTCTCAGGGATCGGAAAGCTGGAAGAAACTTCGCGGACGAAATCGACAGCGACTTTGGTATTTTACAAGGAAACACGGGGATACCGGATGAGAAATTTGGCCCAGACGAGGAGCGGATAATCATCGACGACGACCCGTACGACCTGGACGAAGCGATATTCGCTCTTCAAAACGGCGACGAGTCTATAAGCACGCCAAAGATAACTTACAGAAAAAAGCCGGCCCCAACTTTGTCGGCGATAGATTTCATCGAGGAATCCCTGAGGAACGCGAAAAGGCACGAGGCCCAACAAAGTGCGCAAGAAGTTCGATTACAGGGCAGGGATGATATTAAATCGATTGATCTCGCCGAGGAATTACTGTCAGCAATGAAACGGAGCAACGAAGAAAATTCGAGTAATGCCGAAACGACGCGGAAAGTTCAAGAACCGGCAGACTCCAAGTCCTTTGCAAAAGAAGGATTTCCCAATAGAGGAAACCGGGACAGCACTGCTACAAATAACTTTGGAGAAACTTTGATCGATGAGCGGGAGAAGAGGATGAACGACGAAGCCTTGCCGGTAACTCGATCAGCGAGCGTGAATGAAATGAACTCCGTGATAACGAGCGAACCCGAAGTGACGGAGAATCAGACATCAGAGCAGACGCAATACCTTGGCAAAGTGGAGTCCAAGGAGGACGAGGTCGAAGAAAACACTCCGGGCAACGATCAGCTGAACCCGAACTACGGAAATTCCGAATCACCGGAAGAATCGAGTGAAAGTTCGACCAACCTCGAGTCGAACGAAGAAGCGTTGAGCCCCAGTCCCGAAGGCGACGAGGTCGGAAATCCCCGCGGCACCATAAGTACTTGGGAAATTTTCACCTCGACTGCGTTCGAAAACGGAAACATCGACGACGAGTCGACTTTACAGCCTGTCGTCATTTTAGGAAAGAGTAAGCTTCGACGCGATAAATTCACTGGAGCACACAGCTACTTGAACGCCAGTGTAAAAAATCCCGATAACACTCGATGTTGTTTCTTGCAGGCATCGTTGAGGAGCTCAAGTTTGAATGGGTCACAACGGAATGGTCCAAGTGTTCGCAGACTTGCGGTGGCGGCGGTTTTCAGGTTATCAATATTCCGATATCGCAGTAAAATAACTCAAACGGGTTCCTAAGCCGATTTTAACTTTTTGGTCTTTAGATGAGAGGCGCTCAGTGCACCGTGAGACCCGTAAAGACCGCAATAAACGCCACTCAGGTCGCCCCGAAAACAGCCGTCGGTGCTACGCTGTGCGAAGACGCGGGAATTTCGATTCCAGAAAAGGTTCGAGCCTGCGGGGGAGAAAGATGCCCGCAGTGGCATGCCGGGGAATGGACGCCCTGCGAGACGTCGCGGTGTTTCACTTGGCAAACAGGTAGGCGAATTCCTCGAGTCCTCCTCAAAGTTCACCATTCTCCCTCTCCGATTTGCTCTACTTTCATCCTTTTGCAGCAATGCAGAGGAGGGAAGTTACGTGCCGCATTACGGAGGAAGGGGTAAACGGTACGACGAACGCGACTGTCCTCGATGTCAGCAAATGCGAGGAGAGTGTCAAACCCC
Coding sequences:
- the LOC107220852 gene encoding protein madd-4 isoform X1 gives rise to the protein MERLQLFLICLLGFVVAENTSTDDTSRISHTDNSLEVDTVAQGINWGEWSPWSKWSVCSRYCGGGIIRQQRRCRRPPCRGRSVRYKMCNVEPCQKQDEGGSDFRAEQCSAFDEVPYSGNLLKWTPHHDPSRPCSLICRGEQRRDEDPGDMIIGDKILQRDDNVLQESESDDFVVVQLAEKVVDGTRCRAGTSDVCINGECMKVGCDLRIGSNKKMDACGVCGGDGSTCGPIYYWALVPITVCSKPCGGGFKMAMAVCKSRSTDEEVMDSHCDPTEKPDKSLVACNDQPCTTEWTTGQWTECSASCGGGTRTRPVFCSEESNETSTKLPEHMCIGSHRPRHQETCNTISCPMWETNEWSECSASCGSGIRTRFVSCKDGKGRVSKDCDIVEKPHNEQECRSVVCPTPSIEDEFMRPLRQPYPPPPVPAKLIGQPIPSESTFIAEEWSPCSVTCGEGIRRREVHCKIFLEFSRTIAKLPDRQCSGPKPADIEKCVQEPCGILGNSLSHRMDTVRDSGYAESSLADTYRSSSGGSGGSSYESSVRVAAGSATQTSYSWNENGYTHCSASCLGGVQELIINCVRDSDARVVTPYLCTPETKPESRIRTCNDHPCPPRWNFSDFAPCMSPCGLGIQTRDVTCIHEVARGGANTVHVPNNMCPQPPPPDRQYCNILDCPVKWNIGVWGKCSKTCGGGVKKRYVACEQVMAQGHQQPRPESACVTQKPAEQRPCNTRACHDLDSNAQPIISSENTTFSQSDPNEKVDLKIGGTAIVFHGTSIVKIRCPVKKFDKAHIIWTKDRMELRKSKKYKISKKGALRIVDVSYSDNGVYACIAGHSQAEVRLLVKVRPGEYMSSEEILRHGKTVHHQDASLDSSPSLSGEVLHTDYAAPAYGSPFSFNGEDFSHEAHPEGIVTPKPTRKPRKKKQKPSPLPPDATMIHGEYTVTSPHQPGYQESVESTATSGTSSLLPHLNGLISRLKAYWPFQGNAIGNRGHRMAPHYVEDSRSDDIPTTRTLRDRKAGRNFADEIDSDFGILQGNTGIPDEKFGPDEERIIIDDDPYDLDEAIFALQNGDESISTPKITYRKKPAPTLSAIDFIEESLRNAKRHEAQQSAQEVRLQGRDDIKSIDLAEELLSAMKRSNEENSSNAETTRKVQEPADSKSFAKEGFPNRGNRDSTATNNFGETLIDEREKRMNDEALPVTRSASVNEMNSVITSEPEVTENQTSEQTQYLGKVESKEDEVEENTPGNDQLNPNYGNSESPEESSESSTNLESNEEALSPSPEGDEVGNPRGTISTWEIFTSTAFENGNIDDESTLQPVVILGKSIVEELKFEWVTTEWSKCSQTCGGGGFQMRGAQCTVRPVKTAINATQVAPKTAVGATLCEDAGISIPEKVRACGGERCPQWHAGEWTPCETSRCFTWQTAMQRREVTCRITEEGVNGTTNATVLDVSKCEESVKPPQRLECYNDECKGVWRVGEWSECTASCEEDGVKYRILQCVWFGTKKAAGNACRDVPRPSVMKTCKGPPCLQTTEHCKDLSQFCGKVKAMNMCRVPLYEKQCCQSCRQQS
- the LOC107220852 gene encoding protein madd-4 isoform X2, translating into MERLQLFLICLLGFVVAENTSTDDTSRISHTDNSLEVDTVAQGINWGEWSPWSKWSVCSRYCGGGIIRQQRRCRRPPCRGRSVRYKMCNVEPCQKQDEGGSDFRAEQCSAFDEVPYSGNLLKWTPHHDPSRPCSLICRGEQRRDEDPGDMIIGDKILQRDDNVLQESESDDFVVVQLAEKVVDGTRCRAGTSDVCINGECMKVGCDLRIGSNKKMDACGVCGGDGSTCGPIYYWALVPITVCSKPCGGGFKMAMAVCKSRSTDEEVMDSHCDPTEKPDKSLVACNDQPCTTEWTTGQWTECSASCGGGTRTRPVFCSEESNETSTKLPEHMCIGSHRPRHQETCNTISCPMWETNEWSECSASCGSGIRTRFVSCKDGKGRVSKDCDIVEKPHNEQECRSVVCPTPSIDEFMRPLRQPYPPPPVPAKLIGQPIPSESTFIAEEWSPCSVTCGEGIRRREVHCKIFLEFSRTIAKLPDRQCSGPKPADIEKCVQEPCGILGNSLSHRMDTVRDSGYAESSLADTYRSSSGGSGGSSYESSVRVAAGSATQTSYSWNENGYTHCSASCLGGVQELIINCVRDSDARVVTPYLCTPETKPESRIRTCNDHPCPPRWNFSDFAPCMSPCGLGIQTRDVTCIHEVARGGANTVHVPNNMCPQPPPPDRQYCNILDCPVKWNIGVWGKCSKTCGGGVKKRYVACEQVMAQGHQQPRPESACVTQKPAEQRPCNTRACHDLDSNAQPIISSENTTFSQSDPNEKVDLKIGGTAIVFHGTSIVKIRCPVKKFDKAHIIWTKDRMELRKSKKYKISKKGALRIVDVSYSDNGVYACIAGHSQAEVRLLVKVRPGEYMSSEEILRHGKTVHHQDASLDSSPSLSGEVLHTDYAAPAYGSPFSFNGEDFSHEAHPEGIVTPKPTRKPRKKKQKPSPLPPDATMIHGEYTVTSPHQPGYQESVESTATSGTSSLLPHLNGLISRLKAYWPFQGNAIGNRGHRMAPHYVEDSRSDDIPTTRTLRDRKAGRNFADEIDSDFGILQGNTGIPDEKFGPDEERIIIDDDPYDLDEAIFALQNGDESISTPKITYRKKPAPTLSAIDFIEESLRNAKRHEAQQSAQEVRLQGRDDIKSIDLAEELLSAMKRSNEENSSNAETTRKVQEPADSKSFAKEGFPNRGNRDSTATNNFGETLIDEREKRMNDEALPVTRSASVNEMNSVITSEPEVTENQTSEQTQYLGKVESKEDEVEENTPGNDQLNPNYGNSESPEESSESSTNLESNEEALSPSPEGDEVGNPRGTISTWEIFTSTAFENGNIDDESTLQPVVILGKSIVEELKFEWVTTEWSKCSQTCGGGGFQMRGAQCTVRPVKTAINATQVAPKTAVGATLCEDAGISIPEKVRACGGERCPQWHAGEWTPCETSRCFTWQTAMQRREVTCRITEEGVNGTTNATVLDVSKCEESVKPPQRLECYNDECKGVWRVGEWSECTASCEEDGVKYRILQCVWFGTKKAAGNACRDVPRPSVMKTCKGPPCLQTTEHCKDLSQFCGKVKAMNMCRVPLYEKQCCQSCRQQS
- the LOC107220852 gene encoding protein madd-4 isoform X3, which codes for MERLQLFLICLLGFVVAENTSTDDTSRISHTDNSLEVDTVAQGINWGEWSPWSKWSVCSRYCGGGIIRQQRRCRRPPCRGRSVRYKMCNVEPCQKQDEGGSDFRAEQCSAFDEVPYSGNLLKWTPHHDPSRPCSLICRGEQRRDEDPGDMIIGDKILQRDDNVLQESESDDFVVVQLAEKVVDGTRCRAGTSDVCINGECMKVGCDLRIGSNKKMDACGVCGGDGSTCGPIYYWALVPITVCSKPCGGGFKMAMAVCKSRSTDEEVMDSHCDPTEKPDKSLVACNDQPCTTEWTTGQWTECSASCGGGTRTRPVFCSEESNETSTKCSASCGSGIRTRFVSCKDGKGRVSKDCDIVEKPHNEQECRSVVCPTPSIEDEFMRPLRQPYPPPPVPAKLIGQPIPSESTFIAEEWSPCSVTCGEGIRRREVHCKIFLEFSRTIAKLPDRQCSGPKPADIEKCVQEPCGILGNSLSHRMDTVRDSGYAESSLADTYRSSSGGSGGSSYESSVRVAAGSATQTSYSWNENGYTHCSASCLGGVQELIINCVRDSDARVVTPYLCTPETKPESRIRTCNDHPCPPRWNFSDFAPCMSPCGLGIQTRDVTCIHEVARGGANTVHVPNNMCPQPPPPDRQYCNILDCPVKWNIGVWGKCSKTCGGGVKKRYVACEQVMAQGHQQPRPESACVTQKPAEQRPCNTRACHDLDSNAQPIISSENTTFSQSDPNEKVDLKIGGTAIVFHGTSIVKIRCPVKKFDKAHIIWTKDRMELRKSKKYKISKKGALRIVDVSYSDNGVYACIAGHSQAEVRLLVKVRPGEYMSSEEILRHGKTVHHQDASLDSSPSLSGEVLHTDYAAPAYGSPFSFNGEDFSHEAHPEGIVTPKPTRKPRKKKQKPSPLPPDATMIHGEYTVTSPHQPGYQESVESTATSGTSSLLPHLNGLISRLKAYWPFQGNAIGNRGHRMAPHYVEDSRSDDIPTTRTLRDRKAGRNFADEIDSDFGILQGNTGIPDEKFGPDEERIIIDDDPYDLDEAIFALQNGDESISTPKITYRKKPAPTLSAIDFIEESLRNAKRHEAQQSAQEVRLQGRDDIKSIDLAEELLSAMKRSNEENSSNAETTRKVQEPADSKSFAKEGFPNRGNRDSTATNNFGETLIDEREKRMNDEALPVTRSASVNEMNSVITSEPEVTENQTSEQTQYLGKVESKEDEVEENTPGNDQLNPNYGNSESPEESSESSTNLESNEEALSPSPEGDEVGNPRGTISTWEIFTSTAFENGNIDDESTLQPVVILGKSIVEELKFEWVTTEWSKCSQTCGGGGFQMRGAQCTVRPVKTAINATQVAPKTAVGATLCEDAGISIPEKVRACGGERCPQWHAGEWTPCETSRCFTWQTAMQRREVTCRITEEGVNGTTNATVLDVSKCEESVKPPQRLECYNDECKGVWRVGEWSECTASCEEDGVKYRILQCVWFGTKKAAGNACRDVPRPSVMKTCKGPPCLQTTEHCKDLSQFCGKVKAMNMCRVPLYEKQCCQSCRQQS
- the LOC107220852 gene encoding protein madd-4 isoform X4: MERLQLFLICLLGFVVAENTSTDDTSRISHTDNSLEVDTVAQPCQKQDEGGSDFRAEQCSAFDEVPYSGNLLKWTPHHDPSRPCSLICRGEQRRDEDPGDMIIGDKILQRDDNVLQESESDDFVVVQLAEKVVDGTRCRAGTSDVCINGECMKVGCDLRIGSNKKMDACGVCGGDGSTCGPIYYWALVPITVCSKPCGGGFKMAMAVCKSRSTDEEVMDSHCDPTEKPDKSLVACNDQPCTTEWTTGQWTECSASCGGGTRTRPVFCSEESNETSTKLPEHMCIGSHRPRHQETCNTISCPMWETNEWSECSASCGSGIRTRFVSCKDGKGRVSKDCDIVEKPHNEQECRSVVCPTPSIEDEFMRPLRQPYPPPPVPAKLIGQPIPSESTFIAEEWSPCSVTCGEGIRRREVHCKIFLEFSRTIAKLPDRQCSGPKPADIEKCVQEPCGILGNSLSHRMDTVRDSGYAESSLADTYRSSSGGSGGSSYESSVRVAAGSATQTSYSWNENGYTHCSASCLGGVQELIINCVRDSDARVVTPYLCTPETKPESRIRTCNDHPCPPRWNFSDFAPCMSPCGLGIQTRDVTCIHEVARGGANTVHVPNNMCPQPPPPDRQYCNILDCPVKWNIGVWGKCSKTCGGGVKKRYVACEQVMAQGHQQPRPESACVTQKPAEQRPCNTRACHDLDSNAQPIISSENTTFSQSDPNEKVDLKIGGTAIVFHGTSIVKIRCPVKKFDKAHIIWTKDRMELRKSKKYKISKKGALRIVDVSYSDNGVYACIAGHSQAEVRLLVKVRPGEYMSSEEILRHGKTVHHQDASLDSSPSLSGEVLHTDYAAPAYGSPFSFNGEDFSHEAHPEGIVTPKPTRKPRKKKQKPSPLPPDATMIHGEYTVTSPHQPGYQESVESTATSGTSSLLPHLNGLISRLKAYWPFQGNAIGNRGHRMAPHYVEDSRSDDIPTTRTLRDRKAGRNFADEIDSDFGILQGNTGIPDEKFGPDEERIIIDDDPYDLDEAIFALQNGDESISTPKITYRKKPAPTLSAIDFIEESLRNAKRHEAQQSAQEVRLQGRDDIKSIDLAEELLSAMKRSNEENSSNAETTRKVQEPADSKSFAKEGFPNRGNRDSTATNNFGETLIDEREKRMNDEALPVTRSASVNEMNSVITSEPEVTENQTSEQTQYLGKVESKEDEVEENTPGNDQLNPNYGNSESPEESSESSTNLESNEEALSPSPEGDEVGNPRGTISTWEIFTSTAFENGNIDDESTLQPVVILGKSIVEELKFEWVTTEWSKCSQTCGGGGFQMRGAQCTVRPVKTAINATQVAPKTAVGATLCEDAGISIPEKVRACGGERCPQWHAGEWTPCETSRCFTWQTAMQRREVTCRITEEGVNGTTNATVLDVSKCEESVKPPQRLECYNDECKGVWRVGEWSECTASCEEDGVKYRILQCVWFGTKKAAGNACRDVPRPSVMKTCKGPPCLQTTEHCKDLSQFCGKVKAMNMCRVPLYEKQCCQSCRQQS